The genome window TTGTATGGGAATTTAAGTCCTCAGAGAGTGAGGGAGTGGATTGCTTACCATGTGAGGCTGTTTGGACCTAGATCTCACTTTGTGATTCATGATGCTGGTGGGATTCATGAGGAGGTTTTGGAGGTGTTGAAGCCATGGATGGAGCTGGGCTATGTGACCATGCAGGACATTAGAGAGCAGGAGAGATTTGATGGATATTATCACAACCAGTTCATGGTGGTGAATGATTGCTTGCATAGATATAAGTTCATGGCTAAGTGGATGTTCTTCTTTGATGTTGATGAGTACATCTACATGCCACCCAAGAGCAATATTAAGTCGGTGCTTGATTCTCTCTCTGATTACACCCAGTTCACCATTGAACAGATGCCCATGAGCAATAAGCTCTGCCTCTCTGCAGATTATGGAAAAACTTACAGGTACACATCTTCTGCTCTGAAAGTTCTCTGTTTTTACTTTCTATGAATTGGgttttgtcaaatttttgcATTTAATTTGCTTAGATTTAGCCACCGTAAGTGTTGCATATAATTTTGCTCATAAAGAATGCATTTTTAGTTAACGATTTTGACATGTGGAGCTTTTTTCAATTACTTCTAAGGATTGACATTTGGATTGATCACACTGGTGTTAAAATGAAGCCAAATTTCCACAATTCCATTCATTGTGATGCTAGTTTCtgatcttttttatttatttatttggcgATTGTGCATTGGATTCCTAGCATAAAAAAAGACTGCATGAATGATAATGTCACCTTGGCTGTATGCAGCATCATTATGGGGATTCtgtaaattacattttttggctcattgtttttctttggtagTTTGAGTGTTTTGGAACTTTTTTACATTGATGTTGAAATTGTAGTTTGATCAAGTGGTCGTAcgcatgaaattttttggcaCATTCCTCTGCTTTTGCTGAAGTGTCCTTCTTCTCTTCATTTTACTAGGGCAGGTGGTAGTGGGGTGGGCTTCAGCTTTGTTCTAAAgtgactttttttattattcatgacTAAGACCTAATATATTCTTTTAATAGTATTTTCACCCATCTATATGATACTGTTCCTTTATGTTGTGAGCATACATCTGAACCAATCTTCAATAATTGATGTTCCTTTCCTCTATAAGAAACATGATCCCTATTATCAAAATCATGTTAATTCTGGCGATGGAAAATTATTGGTGCAATGTTTGAACTTGAATAGTTAGTCTCTGCAAATTTTCAAGTGGTAAAGAATTAGAACCATCCTCCAATCTCCAGTTTTCCTTCTTCTACAAGATGTTTGGAAAGTTTCAATAACCAAATGATGATACATGGAAACGAAGGATTGGAGTGTTGAAATGAATCATCATCAGGACAACGAGAAAATCATGTATGATGATGTTATTTAAGGGAGATTAAGACTGATGCCGATGCTGAccagaaaacaataaataaaaatctaagAAGATTaggatttttttgttgggacTTGAGAAAGAAGGTGCGTTAAGTTTTTAACCCCATTGGGTCAATTTCTTTGTCTGTCTGCCAGCTTGATAATATATTTAGGAGTTAGATCTAGGATCCAGTATAGAACTCAAGTCAATATTTTGCCAAAAACCAACATGAAAACAACAAGAAGTTGTTTCCAAATAAACAAGTCAAAATCTACCAGTTGCTTTGCTGCTGCTACAGAAGCAAAATATTCTGTGTTTAGATGCATGgtcttcttattcttcttcgTCATGCGTTCACATTCTGATGTGAATTTGTGAAACTGCGCAGGAAATGGGGATTTGAGAAACTTGTGTACAAAGATGTGAAAAGAGGAATTAGAAGGGACAGAAAATACGCAGTGCAACCGCGTAATGTGTATGCCACAGGAGTGCACATGTCACAGAACGTAGCAGGGAAGACGACCCACAAGACAGAGAACAGGATCAAATACTTCCATTACCATGGAACCATTGCCAACAGGCGTGAGCCATGCAGGCAGCTAGTCAACGCGACTGAGACAAACGTTGACAAAATCCCTTATGTTATGGACACCACCATGAGAGATGTTGCTGGCTCTGTCAAGAGGTTCGAGCTCAGAATGATTGGAAACAGGTTACAAAAGACCAGGCAATGAGAgcacataaatttttttcacttttctttttctttttctttttcttttgcattgttctttttcttttttctgttattttttttggtaatttaatgtttaattaCAGTTGTAGAACAGGAAATTCTTTGGTTTAGGGTTCAGAGTTCTTGTATAATAGTTTTCAGTAAaggtatatataaatacaagtgCTGGTGGTATATGGACATCTCACATGCTTTTGAGGcaaatattagtttttttctcttcattttcttcttgattttgttattctgattcttttttaatttaataataatattattaatttttaaaaaaagttgattAAATTGGATTGTCGGTCTGGAGGGACCACATGACTGCACCCATTGAAGGTGGCTTTGGTGTCAAATGAGCTTTATTTGGCTATCTCACTTTTCATTTCTGTGTCGTCCTGGATTTATCATTgcttttcctctctttttttctttcctttttcttttctttttcttcttgaccAAACAGACAAATCCACAGCTTAAAACAAAGTGAACAGAATAAACCTTGGAGCTTTTTACATTTCCAAGCATATTACATTTTCTGAGGCATCCGATGTTAAAGCATCACATAATAATATATGCTAATCAccaataaattaaagaaaaaaaaaagatgtttTGCACCTTTttagtaaaaaatattattagcTTTTATCAAATGCGGCCCCCGAAGAttaattttgaagttttgcATCAATCAATACCTGGAGAGCACCCTTGCTGCCAAGACAAGATTTGAGCTTGCTTTGCCgattagaaaaagaaagactCCATATCatatgtgattttgatgatgaaCATGGACCATATGGGTTTTGGAATGattcaaaaaaatcataaaaggGTTAGCTTTATCCAATATGAGACGAAGTCAAAAGGAGCTGGTGGGTGTGTCATTTGGAATGTCTCATCCTGTAACTAACACATGGACAAAAttaggaaagaaagaaagcgtATCCTATCTCTAGAGGGTTCCTCATAATTCTATTATAGCTAGCTATTTAAGACTTTTCTTAACTTTCTCCTAACCTTCATAGTTTAAGTCGAGTTTTAGATAATAACGGAACTACGCTATTATGCCCTAAAAATTTAGGTCGCTGAGAGAATGAGTCAATAATGTATATTACGTGAAGAAGTGCATCGAGTTTTCATACAATGTTACCACCAGTTATGAGGACCCGTGAAGCCAGCAACAGAAGAGAGGGTGCCAATTGAAGACCTCTCCATCTTCGTaatgaaaaaatttaatgCAAATATAAATGAGTATGGTTCTAAATATAAGTCCAAGATTGAATGAGAACGTGGCAGATTTAAAGGGCAgcaactaaaaataataatggggTTAGGTGGCTTGTGGGTCCCAATGTCCCCAACCAATCCTTGCACGCCTTTTTgacattttaattaatgtgaCCAGTAACGTAGTATTTAATAGTTGGTATGTTTACTATGAGATATGGTGGAGGTGCAAAAAGTGTCTTTATGAGACAAAAGAGTTACTTAGTATTTATTATACTTCTGACTGAGGCTGCCTCTGCATCACTCAAGCTCCCAGAGAAACGGCGATGAAAACTGATacaccattttcttttctaaagtACAAAGTCCCATGCCTTGGTTTATCTGTTTGCAGATTCTCCGGCATTGATTGTAATTGTTGCACATTAAATTGTGGTgcagttttataatttaacCCTGTACCAAGAACTTATTCTATGGTGTGATTGTGAGTTAAGTTAGTCGTTCAATGTAATATCTTGTATTCGAATTTCAACATTCTCCCGTGTCtgaaaataatttagaatatccttattgtaaaaaataaaaacaaatacctTATTGTAGGATATTCCCATCCCATTCTATATTATAATTCGTCCATATGTTGTAATATGAATAAACAACATAGTTTATATTTTCCACTCATAAGCtcttaattaaattctttGCAGCGTAGTTTTCTCCTCACATGATGATTAGCCAAGCTTAAAGTCCTAACTTTACCGGTGATTGTTTGTTAAGAAagataataatatatatatatatatatataaaatccgACTTTTTCTTAGTTAAGTTGGCTCAAGTAGATATCCTCCCTACTCAGTACCCgactttgaattttcttcttgaaatttagaatagtttaaagtagaatattacttttaaaaataataataataataacaaacaaaagacTCATTTGGAAAAATTAGATTGTCGATTCCATAAAAttattgcatatatatatatatatatatatatatctgtttTTGGGTTGATTGCTGACATAGAGTCAGAGCTGGAGGGCGTGTGAGCCTCGACagggttttgtgttttttggtTGGCTAGCTGTGTTTCTTTCGCCGTTTGCGTCAGTTCAATAATTTAGAAAGAAATAGGAGGCCCATGAGCAGCGGTGGAAGTCTGGATTGTATAGCAGCTGGCACTGCCAGACTTTCGCTTTCAACTTTCATCATCTTGTTAATATTAAGTACcctattaaaaaagaaaaaaaaatggtaatACAATAATTAAATGTTGCGAGTTAGGTAAATAATATAATGTCaattaataatgaatttaatttaatttcatgaAATAATGTTTAACAGCTAACTGAAAACTGAACCACTCATCACCTTACAAttatagttttttaaaaatttaatttgtgatggCCGCACAGAAATATACTCATATCatatttgtataccacattctcATACCACATAGAAGATGAGGTGAACatccacatcaattaaaatttaattaaaaatgcgataagtgtagcattactcataTAAATATTGTCCATAATTTcacatatatttaatttttgcaTAACCAAGAACAATGAATTCATGGTCCAGCTAGAGCTAGCAGTACTGTATTACAGTTAATAATTGTCAAAAATGGTGGGGGCACACATCACATGAACACATGTGGCCTAGGAATTCTTCTTCAAATGCCTCACCCTCACCAAACCCATTTCTTATTTTCCATTTGGGTGATCTTACCCTTTTGCCAGGCTTCAACTGCGAACCCATGCTTGGGGTTGAGGGCGTAGGGCACGAGACTTTGTCCAACACTCCAAAGATCCTCTATGGTGATAATTGAAAAGGTTTCAATGTCAAAGCATTTGAACATGGGATTTAGGAAGTCTAAGGCCTCATTTACTTCGCCGAATAAGATGTTTCATAAGTAATTAACTTTTACACGTTATCTTTCATTTTCGCAGAATAAACGGCATAGAAATGAAAAGTAATATTAGAGATTGGtcatagaaaataaaaagggcccatttctctttctaaatGTCCAACTTTTCTCTTTGGGTGGTGGACTTATGTTTACATTACTATTGACGTGAAACAGATTGATGTAGCTTTGATTAGTTGCATTACAGGAAGCAAATCATTTCATATTCCAAGTGTTCGGATGCAAAATGTGAACCTGTGAATGTGATAGAGAAACAAATAGTCGTTAGGTGGCACCTTATGGGAAAGTTTATTTAGCTGGTTTATCGTACATGCAAGGGCCGAACTAGGAACTTTCATAAGGGTAGCTAACTGAGTTTTGTCCTTGTCGAGTGATGGGATGGAGGGGCTCAATTTTTGTTGAGGTTAGTTTATGGAATAATATGATTAGTAAGTACGTCACTGAATCTGAACACTATTTATAAAAGCAAAATGCTACTCATCCAAACCTAAATGACACAGTCACAATGTACAATGAAATTGGCTTTTACTAAATTGATGGGATTAGAGATGACTTCTATTTGACAAGAACTCAAATTGACACGATTCAAATACCACATAACGACTTGTTGCAACCTTGTCTAGTCCATTGCCTAGGGCTCAAATGAGGGAGCTTCTATAATGAAGGGCTATATTGTGGGGTTACAATGAGGGAGTTTAATCTAACAATTCAATAATAATTCTACAGTAGATCGAATGGCTATTAAAGACCAACTCATTATAGCCTCCTTGCTCAAGTGAAGGCTTCGGGTAGCTTGGGGGTcataatattttgtttctatCGGCCCAGTCTTTTGGGGTTAACCCAGTCTTTTCCTTCAGCAAGAATTCTATGTAGTGAGGCCATTATATATGCCCGCCCTCACTATTGAATGATTCTTTTGTTCAGTTGACTAAAAGAACGTCCATAGTCCTAAACTTCCAAATAGAAGGATCCAATCAGCCCAACCCACTTCAGAATCCAACCCGAGCCCAGTCAGGGGTCCAATGCCAACCCGACCTGCGCAAACGTGCAGCATTGTAATATAACTATCGTAATAAAACAGATCCAGTTAGGTGCATGTTATTTCATATCAGAtcaaagaccaaaaaaaataaaaataaatccaCAATCATTATACCAAAAAACATAGGGAGTTATGTACTCTGTGCTTCTAAGAAAGCTTTGAAATCATTCCTAGCCTTGCGCAATCGAGGTGTAACGCAAACGGTCGGTGATGTAGGAGACGATGATGTCGAAAACCGAACATGGCGTGAGGCTTCATGTGATTTCCGGCCTTGTGTTCTTGAGGAGCCATTCTTCAGAACTCCTTTTCTATCAGTGTCAAACACAAAAGATGTAGAAATTGGTGAATCTGTGTCGTTGATGCTGCTTCGTATTAGCTCCAGTGGAAGATCAAAGTAGTGACTAACAGAGTCATCATCATGCTCATTGATCATAGCTGATGCCCAAGAGCCACATTCAAATTTTTCCAAGGAAACTGTCCTGGAGATGACATTTCCCAGCTCATCAGGTTCTACCTTCCTTGCTCTCACTGGCTTTGCCTTGCCAAAGCCTGGAATGAACAAGCACAGGGCTCCACATGTGAACTTATCATCACATGGGTCCATTTTCTTGCCATTTTTATGAGCAACTTTGTGGGGCTCAGGTCTAGGGAGGCTGCTGTAATGCCTGGTGACCTTTTCAGTGGCATTTGGTTGGATCAGCCAAAGATCAAAGTCATCTGAAGGGGCACATGCTCTTCCTTGACCACATGACTTGCTCCTCCTAAATTGAATTTCTTGTTGCAAGTGGGTCAGATTCTCCATTTGCTGCTGGGGAGATGCTTGGCTTTCATCTttccatttcttcttcaatcgCGGCGAGGAGGTTGCCGAGTTCGGGAGACTGAAGCTTAAGAATTTTGGCTTTGCAGGCAGTAGGGGTGGCAGTTGGTCAAGTACATTG of Prunus dulcis chromosome 4, ALMONDv2, whole genome shotgun sequence contains these proteins:
- the LOC117625889 gene encoding uncharacterized protein LOC117625889 codes for the protein MDYPVSFEMSECFSLGDLEKQISVDPISLKESSHREVIVDPLVVKPVVTAPPVVTAPKANVLDQLPPLLPAKPKFLSFSLPNSATSSPRLKKKWKDESQASPQQQMENLTHLQQEIQFRRSKSCGQGRACAPSDDFDLWLIQPNATEKVTRHYSSLPRPEPHKVAHKNGKKMDPCDDKFTCGALCLFIPGFGKAKPVRARKVEPDELGNVISRTVSLEKFECGSWASAMINEHDDDSVSHYFDLPLELIRSSINDTDSPISTSFVFDTDRKGVLKNGSSRTQGRKSHEASRHVRFSTSSSPTSPTVCVTPRLRKARNDFKAFLEAQST